The Aspergillus fumigatus Af293 chromosome 5, whole genome shotgun sequence nucleotide sequence GAAGATCTGCCGAAGGATGAAGGGGACGTTTTTGTCTTCGCCTAGAAATTGCTGCTAGTAGCAGGCGTGCTAGTGATATGGAGATAATCACTTGCAGGCGGCGCGCACTCTGGCTTCGTTCCGATTACGACAGCCGGGAATAGTCTGTCTGGTCGGGGAGAAAAACAGCCATCACACTAAGAAAGGGAGTGACATATGAGATGTCCTAGAATATTGGAACAGAATCACGAGAGTGAGCAGAGCGCCAAAGCCCAAGAGACAAAGAATGAAGATCGGAGGAGctagagagagagagagagagagagagagagagagagaaacCTAGTTTTGCAAAAAATCAAAACTTCAAACTGGATGTAAAAGGCGTCATCGGGGATTCTAGGCTGTTTTGAAGCtgccaagaagaaagccGATCCCAAGGAGGATAAGGGAGGCGAGTAGACCACTGACTCTCCAAGGAAACAGGAAAAAAGCATTCAATTGGCGTGAGAGACGGCCATCTCGCAAGTCTAGcaagtccagctcctcctcgtATCTGGCAGCGATTACAGAGAAAGCAGACGATAGGTAGAGAGAACGTACGCTGGTTGGTCAATTACCATAGACAGGCGCACGTGCAGCATGCGACGAGTTCATTTGTGCATCCACTCCGGCTTGCATTTTGCATCAGTTTCAGATGATCTGGTTGGCTGGTCGGAAGTTACTATTACTTGGATGAACAAGTCCCTCGAATGAGGAGCTTATTGATCCATCACATTTCTAGCTGGCTTTCTAGCTCTGTTTTCCCAGATGTTCTCGTCAGAGTGGTTTTTATCCGTTGGATCCGTTGGACCCGTTGGGTTGGCGCTTCAGGAACCACGTCCGAGAACCTATTGGAGTCTCACCTGTTCAATCACCGTAGACATGTGACTGCGTTATACGTGGTCCGGGCACTGCGGAATGGCGTCAAGCTAAAGTTTCAAGTCCACAAAGTGACAAAATACCAATGCACTGTTGAAAGCCTGAAAGCACTGTCTAGGCGGACTCCTACATACCAGATATCTACGCAACGCCGCCAAGACTGGTGGCGTCAGTCAGAGGACATTGAActgttgtttttctttccgAGTTGCGTCATGGAGTGACACTATCAATGATCTTCGTCTATGAAGGTGTGAGGGCATCGCTTTCGACACAGTTCATGTCCGTCATCCATAATCACTGTTCAAGCCTATGTACATGTTGTCTAGCCGTCCCATACAGCAAGCGTTTACCAACGGTCGACAGGGCGGTCGAAGCGCTCATGAGGTGGGTAGCGGCCTGGGTCGTACTCTGGAGCGCCGTGTCGGTCGACGTAGTGCTCATCATACATGCGTTCAGCATTTTCCTTGGCATGGCGACGAGCGCGTATCTTATCCGCCTCATCAAGTCCCTTTGTTTCGATGAGTTTATCGACCTCCGCACCGACAAACCCTGCCAGGGCCTCCTTGGCGAAAGCGTGGCTGACAGGCTTGCCTAGCAGATTCAGGCGCTATCAGTGCTTGCTAACATACTGAATAGGGCCTGGTATACTTACCCTCCTTGCGCTGGTGATCCTCCCAAGCCTTCATGCCGGCAAACGAAGCAGCTCCAGCAATGAGCTCGTGAGACAGGCTGCTCTCGTGCCTGCGCTCGCCGTACACCTCCCGATGAGCTTCGTCTGATTGCTCTAGATCATGTCATTAGCCTTCGAATACGACGAGCAAAGTCAGGATGAGGGGCAAAGAGAGAACGGGACCCTTTCTAGATCCTAGCAGGAGGGCTTCCCAGAGTCACATGCAAGGTTGGGTAAAAAAGGAACGACTTACCCCAGCCCCAAGCCATTTTGAGTTGATCTGGTGAAATCAAGAAAGAATTTAAGATTCTAAAGGCAGTTGAAAGGTGTTGTGATAGTTAACAATGGGATAGCTCGGGATCACAGAGGGGGAGGCAGTCTGCTCAACTTATATCCCTGCACAGGGCGGGGTTATCAGCTATCTCAGGGAACTCAAAAGGCCTCATTGCCCCTCTCAGGTTATCGTCTCAGCACCTACCGTCCACAGCTCCACTGCTAAGCCTTATGAGGttggtcaaggagatcggACGGGTCATCTTGCGCCCCTTTCCTTGAGAGGGGTGTAAAGGATAATACGTAGTACGATGACGGGAATGGAATGGCCGCACCTTTCTCCCAAGTGGTCATGTACTACTAACTCCAGAGGACCGATTCCCGCTGCTACCGTCCCACGATCTTTCGGATTACGTGAATAGTGGTCGCAAGCGCCACAGCGTCTGTCCACTTTTGGAGACTTGCCAGCTGCGGCGTGCGACACGAAGTTGGAGGGGACCCCGTACTCCAGCTAGTGAAGCGATTGCTCCACAAGGACGACGGAGTAGTTTCAGCTAGAAGAATTGCCTCAGATTTTAAGCAGTAGTATTCGCTGTTCGTGACTGTATTATTACGAGCAAGATGGTCTCGGATCTGAACTCGGAGGAAGAATCACCGTCCCACCCCCTCTCTCTCCCATGGCACCAGTCCCCAACTATAGGAGCTTAGAAGGCGTTAGACCAGCGCTAAAATATTGCAGCCTTGAGGATGTTAATACAAGTCGAGACTATTCCATGCCACTGCTGTTATTATGACTTTTCGGCCGGTAGTGAGTTCTTCACTGCCCATGTAGTAATGGATCAGAGTCATCCATTCGACCGTGGATCAACTGGTATATGGGTCTTtcgctcagccgtacttcAGATGAGCCATAAAATCCACACTACTGTAATTAGCACTTCAGAATCGAATGATTCGCCTGATCGACTCAGCTAGTGATTGCTAGCATCGATTTGCCGAATAGCCGAGTAAAGTGGTGAGACCGCCAAGATCTCTTGTCAAGGCTTGTCTGTCGCCCTGTGGTTATTCGGACCGGTCGTACAGGTTGTACAGTCGTATGAGAATGTGCTTCTGGACCCCTGACAACTTTGCTATCCTCCAATGACCATGTACAGTGCATCAGCATGTCTGCATCAGAGGAGATGTATACCTCCAGTGAGTAGTGAGAGGGTGGAGTGTATCCTTTGAATCCCTCATCGTACAAAATGCCGCTAGTACTTACAGCATGCTCTCCACTTGAAAGCTCCATAATCAAAATCCACTATGAGAGGCTTCTACGTCGCAACGTCCATGTATCACCCCTCACAAGTGGCGGTGTACTATCGTCAGCTCCCTAAGCATCGTGGCTGAAGCTGGATGGACTCAGTGGATCAAGTCGGTGAAAGTGAAACACGAGCTAGATATGTTGTACTGTTTATGGCCCAAGTACCTTCGGATAAAGCGGTACCCCCCTGATTGTCCAATCATCCAACGTGGTCACTGGCTCTGGGCGGGGTACTTCTGTGATACTTTGCGGCTGTCACCTAAGTATCTTTCGGTAAAGAGCAGTGTTGTCACAGGAATGACTGAGCCTGATGGGTCAGGCCTTTGGGCCATCACTTGTGCAGACTTTTCTCCTTGATTCTTTTCATGCTTGTCTCACGATATAGTCCGCTCAATCAAGATGCAGAGGGTTTAATGCGAGACTGGCCAACAGGCTTCACTTAGCTTGCATATGAAGCATCAGCGTTAGAAAGACTCCGAAATGGATTCCTAGTTTCAGGCAGAGGGCAGCGGTGCGGTAGCCTGATCCATAAGGCATCAACTAAGCTTGAGCTCTTGACGTTCTCCGTCACCCGAGTCATTGTCTGAATCTTGCTCCTCGTCGACTACGACTTACTGCATGAACCACCGACAATGAGCCTCTTATTCTGATGTTCAAGAACCTCTGCCATGCTATCCATCACCTTTTCGCCCAATCGAGGATATAGCCCCAACTCCTCCTGCACACAACCCCCACACCGATAAAGCTGCCTTACAGCTACCTATCACTGAAAACAACATCTCACCAACAACCACACCTACCTAGTCCCCCAAGTCAcaaccaaaaaaaaaaaaaggatgacATCCAAAAAACCCCCCTCGCCAGCCGACTTCCCCACCAACCTCACAGTAACCATCACCCCTCCCCAGAGCCCGCCCCGCGCAACCCACCCCGCACCACCaaacatcctcctcctcctacACGGCCTCGGCGACACAGCCGCAGCCTTCACCTCCTTCGCGCGAGCCCTCAACCTCCCCGAAACAACCATTGTGACGATCCAAGCGCCAACGCCGCTCCCCTTCGACCTGGGCGGCTTCCACTGGGGCGACGACGTCTCCTTCGACCCGGCGACCGGCGCGCTAGATATGGACGCCGGGTTCAAGCGCTCGACGGGCCTGCTCGTCGACGAGGTCATCCAGGGTGTGCTGGTGCGGAAATGCGGATATCGGCCGCGGGAGATCCTGATCCTGGGGTTCGGCCAGGGCGGGATGGCGGCCTTGGTTGCTGCGAGGGAGATGGGCGAGGGGAAGACGCAGGGCGCGAGTGCGAGTGCGagtgctggtggtgctgcgGAGGATACGTCTCTGTCCGGGGCGATTTCGATCGGGGCGCCGTATCCCCTGTCTGGAAGTACGGTTGGAGCGAAGAACCGGACGCCGGTGTTGCTGGTGGGTGGGCGGGAGCCGACGGCTGTGAGTGATGGGGCTATACGGCGGACAAAGCAGGTCTTTGAGTTTGTGGAGGTCCATCAGTACGCGCGCAAGGGGGATGGGATGCCGCGGAACCGGGAGGAGATGATGCCCGTGATGCAGTTCTTTGCGCGGCGGTTGCGCAGTTGGCAGGGTGTACCTGAGGGAAGTGTGGAGATTACATGAGTGATATAAATAGTAGAAAATGGTATTGTACAGTACGTTAATCTAGAGATGGGCGTCTATTACGCTGCGTTAATCTAGCTCTTCAAGAGCTTTCCTGGCTTCGTCAATGCTTTGGCGGGCTGTGTTGGCTGGCAAGTCTTCTTCAACCCGTCTTCCTCCCTCCTGCGCAATTGTACGCAGGTGCTGCTCTGTCTCTCGCAGTGCGGTTCGGCCATCCTCCCGgacttcttcctcccagAAATTTCTGGCGGCATCCCACTTCTTTTGCTGTCGCCGCAGGGAGTAGATCAATCCCACTGCGGCCATTGTGCCTGTCTCGTAGATTGAGGCAGTGGGGAACGAGATGTATGTCAATGCGGACAAAGCGGTTGTCAGGCTCGTAGTCGATAAGCTAAAGAGCACGAGTCGTTGCGCCAAAGCTTGCAACGACGGCACAGTGGTGTCTAGGAGCTTTGCTCGGCTGTTGGTGATCTGCGTCGGCCAGGGCTCCGCTGGTTGCGCGGGCTTTGCTCGAGTCTCAGTCTTATGTGAGTCTTCTTTCGCAGGCTCAGCGGGCACCTCTTCGATTGAAATGCGTGGTGCTTCAAGCACGCCGGCCTGCTCGAATTTGCCCGCAGTCCAAATCACCTCTTTCTCCGCTCGGCAGAGATacttcttctccaggattTCAGACGTGATCATGCCAACGTCGTCCACTCGCCAGAACAGCTTCCACCACGCGAGGCCTTTCCACGGCTTGCTGGCAAATCCTTCTTCGAGCGAACTCTGAAGCTCGGTGTGAGCCCTCTCCGCCCATGAAGATACAGCTTGGACTAGTTGCTCGCGGACCTCTTCAGGAACTGACTCGATCTCTTGCTCCAAAATCCGCCTGTTTTCCTCCGTCATCACACTCTTCTCCGCGGAATCAACCAGTGCCTCGATCAGAGTCTTCAGGGAGGGGTCCAACGCTCCTGCTTCTGTCCGCAAGGAGGACAGCCAATCCACAACCGGTTGAACACCACTCTGATGCCACCCCCGCTCGTACAGCGACGCGTTCTGGACGGATTCGCGAAATTTAGCCAGGGCGACATCAGCTTTGTCCAGATCCACAAAGCTTATGCGATCGCTAGCTGATTCCGCAGCAGCGCCCGGCAGTGCGATAGCGCCGTAGACCAACTCCGCTTGTTTTTTCAGGTCCGATCGAGCAACCAAGCCGCTGTATGCGAGTAGACCATCTATGCCCCTGCCGCACACAATAGTCCTGTGGACGGGGTAGCGCACTGCATTGTGCCGGCCGGACTGCGAAATCGGTATCGTCACCGTGGGCACGAGGAATGTATCCGCAGAGAGGTGGGCGGGTGAGAACTCCGTCTCGGCGCCGAGCGTAGAGACCAAAATTTCAATATTGCCTTTCTTCAGAATCGGCGAGGGCACCGAGATCGTAGGTAGAAGGTCATTGGGGATCGTCTCCGATACTGCTCCGTATCTGTCAACCTGTCAGCGTCTCACTTGCATGAGTGCAGCGAGGCTTAATACCGGATCAGCAAGCCTCGCGACATATCCGCATCCTCAGAATCTAATACATCCTCCCAGGGTTCCCGAGAACTCAAGGGATCGGCCAGCAGCAGACGGACGAGCCTGCGAGCCGCGGTCGCGTCATTTAAACCTAGCACTGTAGACGAAGCTATCAGTTAGCCACCAGTTCAAACCTCCTCAATACGTTCCACTATCAACGGCAACTAACCAGCTACCCGGATAAGCGGGACCTCCGACTCCAACCCACGCAAGGCAAGCTGTAACCGGCTGATATTGACCTGTTCCGGCGTGGCATCCCTGACCCGATTCAAGGCTTCATACAGCCCCCGGAACCGTTCTGGTACGTTCTTCCGAGAGCTGACCAGAGACGGTGTTGCAAGTTGACGGCGACACACATTCACCGAGGGTATCAAGGGCGATGATGGGAGGTGTTGCTGGTCTCGTCGCGGAGTGAGATTGCCGCGGGGACGCGTTGCCAGGTTTCGTCTCCAGATCGAGCAGGATGGACAGTAGAAGATCAGTCCATTGTCCGAGGGCCGCGATAGGCTCTTCGAAATCGAGCTGCGGAGTTTGGGAGGCATTGGCTCGACGTGAATGGTTTGCTGGTGAGCATTTGGAGAGAGCCGAGTGAGCCGAAGCAAGTCTTCCGTTCCGCAAAAACGGGAATTATCGAGTTGTCTTGGCGGAATGGGAGTTGCCTCCAGAGCAGAACATGGGTTCCCACAAAACCACAGTCTTTTTAGTTTTTAGACAGATAGCCAGGGGTATTTTCGTGGCCTCTCATGAAGAAAATTGCCGATCCGTATTTACGAACCGCTCTACGTCTACCGGATATGTCATCCCAGGGAACGAGTGGAAAGCTTTGGTTGGATAGACAACGGCACAACCTTAGAACCAACAATATCCGCTACCATATACATATAGGCAAAAGAAAACCATGGTGTATCAATTCATCAGCTCGTGTAGTCGAGGCGTCACGGACGCGTCGAGAAATTTGTGCAGAAATTACAGCTAAGTCCCCGTCGCCAGGGTCGCAGTCATCGCTCGACACATTCAACGCATGACAGGTTGAATGCAGAGGGATGCAATTTTGTAAGAGTGTGTTCCTGCGCCCTCGCTGGATTCCGGGTGGTCAAATCCTAGGGCCTTTGATACAAGCACCGGCAAAGCATTGAGCCCCACAAAAGGGACAGATACTCTGCTGGCTAAATAAAAGCACAACATGGACGTGACCGAAGCAATTTTAGGCTTCCCTAGTCTCCCGGGCGGCATCTCTTTGCCGACGAGACCTGCCAGAGCCGGCGGACCTGTGCTTTATTAGGCGATGAGACTTCTTGCCAGGAGAAGGGTTGACTTACATGCTAATTCTCCGGGCGACGGTAGCCAAGCCGGTATCATTGTCTGCCTCCTGTTGCGCACGCTCGAGGGCAGCCCGTCTTTCCTCTTCGCTTCTCTTGATGACCTCCTCGTGAGACGGTGGAAGACGCTCGTTCTGCAAGTCAACCTTGCGAGCGTCCTCAAAGTTGGTAATAGCCTGTTTGATTCCTTCGGCGCCAAGCATCAGGGTACCAGCTGGGAGACGGCCACCAGCAGCTGTCTTGAGTTCCGTAACTCTCTCAGACTCCTCCCGCAACACCTGGAAGACACGCGAGAGACGTCCGATGGCAAGaatcttgttcttgatcgCCCGTCTTTTGAATTCGCTGCTCTCCACGTCCATTGGGAGCGGAGGAGACGGAGCAGAAGGTGACACGGAGGTAGGAGTCTCGTCttcgagctcctccttggaGCAGGTATTGAGAATGGCGATGAGCATATCGGTGATCTTCTCACCGACGAAAGGAAGCGACCACGTAAACACGTCCATGAAGTTTGGCAACCAGTACGGGTGAGGCGTGCAGTTGAACTGTCGGATATTCATGACGTTGTTCTCGTACTTCAGCACGGCAGCCTTGTTGTTGTAGACATCCAAGTAGTTGGGAGCACTGAAGATAGTCATCACACTTGGAAATCCGGTCGTGCGAGTTTTTCGGTACATGCGATATCCAGCGTCCTGCGCCTCGTGTGCTCGAATGATCGACAATAGGTTGTTCTTTTCAAGGAAAGCGCAAGCCGCGGGGTACGAGAAGAAGTAAGAACAGCCTCGAACACTGTTGTGAACAAAGTAATCTCCCGTTTTTTCTTGTCCGAACTCTTCAAGCGGATCAGCCCACAGGATGTCGCACATCAAACCGTGAGTCGGGGGCTCTCTGAAACGATCAATCTGTAGACTCACATGAGTGAAGGAACTAAAAGGAACATTCAAGCAGCTTTGAACGTACCGATTTGATATCTTCGAGAGTGTGAAGTTCAGGACTTAGGCCACCATGTATACACAGGAATTGCTTGTTCATGAccgccgccagcggcaacgCGCAGAATGATTCAATGCAGGCCTCATAGATACGCTCGCTGTATTTATGCTTGCACTCCAGCTTGAAGGTGAAGTAATCCGTGAGATGCCTGCATTCGTGGTTGCCTCGGAGCAGCCAAAGGCTGTTCGGGTACCAGATCTTCAGGGCCCAGAGATATAAAACGCACTAGCCGATATCAGCTTCCCCGATCATCAAGCGTCCCAGGAAGTCATCTCTCACCTCAATGCTGAAATAACCTCTGTCGACATAATCACCCAGGAAAAGATACCTCGTCTCGGACGGATCGCCACCGACTTCGAAGAGTTTCATCAAGTCATAGTATTGACCGTGAACGTCGCCACAGACGGTGATCGGCGCATCCATCTCTAGCAGATTAGGTTCAGATCTCAGAATCTGAGTTCCGGCATGTATAATCCATAGCGCCTGCTCCTCTGTAAGACGACCTTCCCGATAGAAATGCTGTTTCAGGAACTGGAGGTTGGGCTTCGAGGGGTCTTCAGGAGACCAGAACATTTCATCCGTGGGAGTACTTAAAGCCGGCGCTTGCACCTCTGGATTCGCAAATTGTTAGAGACGGCGAATGTTCAAATCGAGACTCAGCAGAGTCTCAATCCTAGGCCATACCTTTGATCACTCGTTCCAGCGTGGAGACTTGAGTGCCATCCTCCATGGTGTGTAGGGTGAAGTCGATCTCCGGGACGGGCTTCTTGTCCCTCACCGCGCGCGCCAGTGCTTGATCCATCTTGCGCAGTGTGAACTAAGGAATATTACGTCTTCAAAGAAGCAGGTCTGCGGAAGATTTTCGGTGCGCACGTGGACGTGATCAAGGGTAAGGGGGCAAGCTGGTTGCGCGGAGGCGAGTTTGTGGTGGGGTTAGAAGCGCAGCGGGATTTACACACGAGGTGTAAGACCGGATCGAGGAATTGTCGTGACGTCGGTGATCAAAGGGATCAATCCTCCGGTGGATAATGGTTTATTCTTTTTCCGTAGGGAAGAAGGGGCAAAAGGTTAAGAAGAAAAGCGACAATACTGAGAAATTGTGGATATGGAATGTTAGGACTTCTCTGGATTCAGCCAAGTGTATTGCCTTTTCCTAAAATAGTGTAAGCTGAGGTGACCGTGGGTCGcgtggtggaagagagaTAAACCTGATAAAGGGAGAAGACAAGATATATATGGACGGAAAGGCAATTCTGTAAGAATATTATTGTGACGGGCTGAGAGAACCTGGCAAACGAAGAGGACAGGTCTCTTCTAAGGTGTTTTTGACCAAGCTGAGGAGGCTCTAATATGGTCTGGGTTGGGGATTGCCCACAATACAAGATAGAATGTTGACCTAGCCAAACTCGTCTGGCGGAGTCAAGCTGGATTTTGCTTCGGTTTACGAGTTCTAGATGATCTTGAATGGTTTCCATTGGCGCTGTGCTACTATCAGAATCAGATACGCTAATTCATATGTTTCATTCGACGTCGCATCGTCGGCCTCTCTTGCGTCCACGTCCACGCAGGTGACTACTTGGGATCCCTGAGGCGAATCCTACTACTGCAATGGTCCCTGAAGTGCGGGGACATCCGTCTGTCGGTtcatcctccttggacttCCCCACGCCCACGTTATTTTGCCCATCTAGACTCCAACACGTCTTGCTTGCTATCTCGTTCCGCTCCTAGAGAACTAGATTGCAACAGCCATGTATGAATCATTCCGTAAGTCTCTGAAAGGAATCTTTCTGAGAAATAGCCATCAGGTGTGCTGACGATACTCCGATTTCTCCCATATAGGCCCCCATCCGCTTCTCGCCCAAGTCCCCTTGACGGTCTCCCCTTTCATCAATCTCCCGACCTCGGTTACTCTTCCCTATACCTACAAATCAGTGCCATCAACTCTTCCTCCATCTGTTACCGTTGATCCCAGTAATCCAGACATCAAAGCCCGTTATGTGGTCTCCCCAAGCGGCGAGCATGCGGCGCGCCCCGAAGAAATCCTCGCCTCTTGCAAGTCGCTCGAGGAGCATCTGAACAAAACGCGAATCGAGGCTGAGAACGCGATCAAGAAGTGGGAAGAAGCCATATCGCAACGAGACCTTGCGGAAAAGCGTCGTGTCGCTCCGGGTTGGCTGGACCGAGACGAGAAATTGCTTCAGCCTGTCCATTCGGCACCCGTTCAATCAAAGAATCAGTCAAACTCAAACCACAGCTTACTGGACAGCTCATCCGGCAACCAAAGCTCGTCCGGTTTTCCTGCCATGGTACCTCGtgatgagggagaagagtTGGATCGCGCTTTTGGGGGGTTGGATGTGAAATAGGCAACTGTGCTACGCCAGACAGATGGCACCAAACTGAATTCCTGCACTACTCCGAGCGCAAACACATCTGTTCAACGGAGAGTATTCTAGACTTTCCCAGTGCGGACGACGTTTTCACCAAACGAGTACGCCATGTCCACCGGAAGCGCCTCATCGATTGCTGGAACTAGCCGAACTGGGAACTGGCTCACATAAGAAACGGACTATTTAGTTCGGCTGGTTTTGCCCCAGTACGACGTCCTGCGCTTGCACATCGATGTTGAAACAGGATTAGAAGATTACAACCACAGATTAGGCTGACTCGAGCAGCAGTCTCTCTCATTGCCCGCCAGCAACACCATCAGCTGGGTTGAGCGAGCCGCTTGAGTAGGTGAATAATCTATGCACTCTTTCCAAAGCGCGCATGTATGCTAGGGTCTGGTCCCAATGAACCAGAAGTATATCTGGGGATGCGCATCTGGCACTCCCCCGATCTACTCAATATATGCAACTTCGTCAATGTGATGCACCCTTCACATGGTATTTCCTAGATGATAAAGACCCTGACACTCCTCGGGCTCATTTAAGTGTCAAAATTTATCCTATTCTCCTTGTAGAAGCTCGAGTGCGACTTCTGACGTACCTGGGAAGAGCTCTCCGCTATGGCCCTAGCTCCCGCCCGCCCCTCCAGATAGCAATCCCCGACCAACTTTATCTTTCAATAAATTTCCTCCAAACCACACAACAAGTGTATACACCTACAAAAATTCTTCCTACACCTCACTCAAGTAAAGATGGAGCCTCTTCGATCAGCCCCTGAGGCATCGTCATTCGTTCTCCTGGCCGACCACCAATCGCGCACGCCCGCGTCATTCCACTCCGGCCCTCCAGTCCTCCACTACCACAGCAAACAGTGCAAGCTGGTCATCCTCGAACGCGACCTCCTCTCCACACCGGCCCTCAATGCAATCCGCGGCTCAGCCCCGACAGCAAACGGATCTAGCGACCATACTACCACCGCTACCGCGAGCAACAAtgtcgccgccgccgacggacaagaaggacaagaaaaCGAGCTTGTCGTGGACGGTGTAGATGTCTGGGTGACATCCGAGTGAGTCTCCCATCATCCCCCCCCCAACACACTCTCTCTTCTAGCTTTTTATACTGACTCAATCGGCAGTAAATTCCTCCTCTACGCCCCCACCGTCGCCGCCGGCGTCTCAATCCCCTACCCTTCCATCTCCCTCCATGCCATTCAGCGCCTGCGCCTTCCCGGAAACCCTGCCGAAGTCCAAGGCCTATACATGCAGATCGCGACCCCCGGCGCCCCTGGGACGAAcaccgagg carries:
- the cipC gene encoding DUF3759 domain-containing protein, which gives rise to MAWGWEQSDEAHREVYGERRHESSLSHELIAGAASFAGMKAWEDHQRKEGKPVSHAFAKEALAGFVGAEVDKLIETKGLDEADKIRARRHAKENAERMYDEHYVDRHGAPEYDPGRYPPHERFDRPVDRW
- a CDS encoding Voldacs domain-containing protein: MEPLRSAPEASSFVLLADHQSRTPASFHSGPPVLHYHSKQCKLVILERDLLSTPALNAIRGSAPTANGSSDHTTTATASNNVAAADGQEGQENELVVDGVDVWVTSDKFLLYAPTVAAGVSIPYPSISLHAIQRLRLPGNPAEVQGLYMQIATPGAPGTNTEDEEEESITLTIVPPTGAEYVGGATTAPAEDAMDDQAEKEETPVQMMYAAVSSCSNLHPDPMEEDEEGDGEGDSLMQSGFVTMGSADGGLPPPMDGSSGWITAENMHEYFDEEGNWIGGGEEPSLPLGPGAGTVRQREDEGVEDGDGHGEDEETKWRRTD
- a CDS encoding serine/threonine-protein phosphatase 2B catalytic subunit, producing MDQALARAVRDKKPVPEIDFTLHTMEDGTQVSTLERVIKEVQAPALSTPTDEMFWSPEDPSKPNLQFLKQHFYREGRLTEEQALWIIHAGTQILRSEPNLLEMDAPITVCGDVHGQYYDLMKLFEVGGDPSETRYLFLGDYVDRGYFSIECVLYLWALKIWYPNSLWLLRGNHECRHLTDYFTFKLECKHKYSERIYEACIESFCALPLAAVMNKQFLCIHGGLSPELHTLEDIKSIDRFREPPTHGLMCDILWADPLEEFGQEKTGDYFVHNSVRGCSYFFSYPAACAFLEKNNLLSIIRAHEAQDAGYRMYRKTRTTGFPSVMTIFSAPNYLDVYNNKAAVLKYENNVMNIRQFNCTPHPYWLPNFMDVFTWSLPFVGEKITDMLIAILNTCSKEELEDETPTSVSPSAPSPPLPMDVESSEFKRRAIKNKILAIGRLSRVFQVLREESERVTELKTAAGGRLPAGTLMLGAEGIKQAITNFEDARKVDLQNERLPPSHEEVIKRSEEERRAALERAQQEADNDTGLATVARRISMSAGSGRSRRQRDAARETREA
- a CDS encoding alpha/beta hydrolase, producing the protein MTSKKPPSPADFPTNLTVTITPPQSPPRATHPAPPNILLLLHGLGDTAAAFTSFARALNLPETTIVTIQAPTPLPFDLGGFHWGDDVSFDPATGALDMDAGFKRSTGLLVDEVIQGVLVRKCGYRPREILILGFGQGGMAALVAAREMGEGKTQGASASASAGGAAEDTSLSGAISIGAPYPLSGSTVGAKNRTPVLLVGGREPTAVSDGAIRRTKQVFEFVEVHQYARKGDGMPRNREEMMPVMQFFARRLRSWQGVPEGSVEIT